From a single Raphanus sativus cultivar WK10039 chromosome 3, ASM80110v3, whole genome shotgun sequence genomic region:
- the LOC108858351 gene encoding uncharacterized protein LOC108858351 codes for MACEDRRPAGRTAKACASCGSGLGSTSRDRVPHGPVPQRPALNMTAAGRDKAGRFIFAGLRLHRSRHHHRLSPHWSPPSLSISLALSLCFEFVLVTGRWTRQRSLVVEESEVRDALRHLSTLFLSKKRPLSSHGNDSHRLPLISHFLPPKIFFDRSVFHFQHGPGLLPPCHGCFPSRGYAANPCIPPRFPLRSINELLHLRRNRDMVKIVVSPIFIMMRLTSKAPAPSIYGIIFLLDSPAIQKLITWTWNSTTSSPSVALCILATDCLF; via the exons ATGGCATGTGAAGATCGGCGTCCCGCGGGCCGTACCGCAAAGGCTTGTGCAAGCTGCGGGTCGGGATTGGGCAGCACTTCTAGGGACCGCGTCCCGCACGGACCTGTACCGCAAAGACCCGCATTGAACATGACCGCAGCGGGACGGGACAAGGCGGGACG ATTCATCTTCGCCGGTCTCCGTCTTCACCGTAGTCGCCACCACCACCGCTTGTCACCACACTGGTCACCTCCCTCTCTTTCAATCTCTCTCGCTCTTTCTCTGTGTTTTGAATTTGTTCTTGTTACTGGAAGGTGGACAAGGCAGAGGAGcttggtggtggaggag agtgagGTTCGAGATGCCCTTAGACATCTCAGTACCCTTTTTCTAAGCAAGAAGAGGCCTCTCAGTTCTCACGGCAACGATTCTCACAGGTTACCTCTTATATCTCACTTCCTACCTCCTAAAATCTTTTTCGACAGATCTGTCTTTCATTTTCAACACGGACCTGG GTTGCTTCCACCATGCCACGGCTGCTTCCCTTCAAGAGGATATGCCGCTAATCCGTGTATACCGCCGAGATTCCCACTGCGAAGCATCAACGAGCTACTACATTTGAGAAGAAATAGAGACATG GTGAAGATTGTTGTTTCTCCAATATTCATCATGATGAGGTTGACATCCAAAGCTCCAGCTCCCTCCATTTATGGGATAATCTTTTTACTcg ATAGTCCAGCCATACAAAAGTTGATTACTTGGACTTGGAATAGCACAACTTCGTCGCCATCTGTCGCCTTATGCATTTTAGCTACGGATTGTCTCTTCTAG
- the LOC130509771 gene encoding zinc finger BED domain-containing protein RICESLEEPER 4-like gives MSGRVVYQVWQIHNWLQINEESDDEIVRNMVIPMKEKFDKYWEEVSDLFAITAVFDPRLKLPVVEYCLGRLDMSTRDEKMKNLHLKLKTLFESYDKKSKSTSCSTEPRVMDQQNVRGGPKGTFANYGDFFAFRKTSVAASGKTALQAYLDEPALDMDSFESLDILQWWKDNTHRFGDFPAMACDLLSIPITTVASESSFSIGSRVLNKYRSRLLPKNVQALICSRNWLKGFEAYDHGKLFTLHIF, from the exons ATGTCTGGAAGAGTAGTCTATCAGGTATGGCAGATCCATAATTGGCTCCAGATAAATGAGGAAAGCGATGATGAGATTGTCCGAAATATGGTGATACCGATGAAAGAGAAGTTCGATAAGTATTGGGAAGAAGTTAGTGATCTTTTTGCAATAACAGCTGTCTTTGATCCACGCCTGAAGCTTCCAGTTGTAGAATATTGTTTAGGGAGGCTTGACATGAGTACACGTGATGAAAAAATGAAGAACTTGCATCTGAAGCTGAAAACTTTGTTTGAATCATATGACAAAAAATCAAAGTCAACTTCTTGTTCTACAGAGCCTCGTGTGATGGATCAACAAAATGTTCGTGGAGGACCGAAGGGAACGTTTGCGAACTATGGT GATTTTTTTGCGTTTCGCAAAACCAGTGTTGCTGCGAGTGGAAAGACAGCTCTCCAAGCTTATTTGGATGAACCTGCGTTAGATATGGATAGCTTTGAAAGCTTGGATATTCTCCAGTGGTGGAAAGACAATACTCATAGGTTTGGCGATTTTCCAGCAATGGCTTGTGATTTGCTTAGCATTCCGATCACAACAGTGGCTTCAGAATCCTCATTTAGCATCGGTTCGAGAGTTCTGAACAAATACAGGAGCCGTCTACTTCCTAAAAATGTGCAAGCTCTGATATGTAGTAGGAATTGGCTAAAAGGATTTGAAGCTTATGACCATGGTAAATTATtcacattacatatattttag